Proteins from a genomic interval of Hyalangium ruber:
- a CDS encoding dihydrofolate reductase family protein, giving the protein MARLVFGMNQSLDGYVDHMAFAPSPVLFRHFIEQVRGLAGSVYGRRMYEVMRYWDEDHPEWDAAERDFATAWRSQPKWVVSRTLKSVGPNATLVANDLEATVRRLKAELEGEIDVAGPDLARSLTDLGLIDEYRVYLHPVVLGSGKPFFAGPRPPLHLKSSQRMDEDVIRLAYVPA; this is encoded by the coding sequence ATGGCGCGACTCGTCTTCGGAATGAACCAGTCGTTGGACGGCTACGTCGACCACATGGCGTTTGCGCCAAGCCCCGTCCTCTTTCGCCATTTCATCGAGCAGGTTCGCGGTCTGGCTGGCAGTGTGTACGGTCGCCGCATGTACGAGGTGATGCGTTATTGGGACGAGGATCATCCTGAGTGGGACGCGGCGGAACGCGACTTCGCAACGGCTTGGCGGAGCCAACCGAAGTGGGTCGTGTCACGCACGCTGAAGTCCGTCGGCCCCAACGCCACCCTTGTCGCGAACGACCTCGAGGCGACGGTCCGCCGGCTGAAGGCAGAGCTCGAGGGAGAGATTGACGTTGCAGGCCCGGACCTGGCGCGAAGCCTGACGGACCTCGGTCTCATTGATGAGTATCGCGTCTACCTGCACCCCGTCGTGCTTGGTTCCGGCAAGCCCTTCTTCGCCGGCCCTCGGCCGCCACTCCACCTCAAATCCAGCCAGCGAATGGACGAGGACGTGATCAGGTTGGCGTACGTTCCCGCTTAG
- a CDS encoding TolC family protein: MFHRLTTAALGLAAVLLCPRLGAAQQPTPLTLEEALAQARQQAPALLEAAGRVAEAQGRVAGAAPLLRDNPTLEAEAGPRTLEDGSRAPDVAVGLSQPFELGGKRGARRDAARAALASATSRLRDAERQVLGQVAASFLRTLQARERLRLARVAQEAAQDIFQVAQRRFEAGDVPVVDANVARVALARARASVAGVEGEEAARLGELRVLLGLPADAALEVTGDLNALARQPVEMPAAPPERPDITALTEELKEAQAELRLAQAAAWPDLSLGVRYEREGNESAIVGGLSVPLPFFSRGQEARATSSARVRLLEQALEATRRVRNAQVEAALAQYRKNHEALETLEREALPLLTENESLARKSYESGEMGLAEFLLVRRDVLDARADYLDRLLEAALSRVHLAAQVGVLR; this comes from the coding sequence GTGTTCCACCGTCTGACGACGGCAGCCCTCGGGCTTGCCGCCGTGCTTCTCTGTCCGCGCCTCGGTGCGGCTCAGCAACCCACTCCACTCACCCTGGAAGAAGCCCTGGCCCAGGCGCGTCAGCAGGCCCCGGCACTGCTGGAGGCCGCGGGCCGCGTGGCCGAGGCGCAAGGCCGCGTAGCGGGTGCTGCTCCCCTGTTGCGCGACAACCCCACCCTGGAGGCGGAAGCCGGGCCACGCACCTTGGAGGATGGGAGCCGTGCGCCGGATGTAGCCGTGGGGCTGTCCCAACCCTTCGAGCTGGGGGGCAAACGCGGCGCGCGTCGTGACGCGGCCCGTGCCGCCCTCGCCAGCGCCACGTCCCGGCTAAGGGACGCGGAGCGACAAGTCCTCGGGCAGGTGGCCGCGAGCTTCCTGCGCACGCTGCAGGCCCGGGAGCGGCTGCGCCTGGCGCGGGTAGCCCAGGAGGCCGCCCAGGACATCTTCCAGGTCGCCCAGCGGCGCTTCGAGGCGGGGGATGTGCCTGTAGTGGATGCCAACGTGGCGCGCGTCGCCCTCGCACGAGCCCGTGCGAGCGTGGCGGGCGTGGAGGGTGAAGAGGCTGCCCGCCTCGGCGAGCTGCGCGTCCTGCTGGGGCTGCCGGCGGATGCGGCCCTGGAAGTCACGGGCGACCTGAACGCCCTGGCCCGCCAGCCCGTGGAGATGCCCGCTGCTCCACCGGAGCGCCCGGACATCACCGCCCTCACGGAGGAGCTGAAGGAGGCACAGGCCGAGCTGCGGCTGGCCCAGGCTGCGGCGTGGCCCGACCTCAGCCTGGGGGTCCGCTATGAGCGCGAGGGCAACGAGTCGGCCATCGTGGGTGGGCTCAGTGTGCCGTTGCCCTTCTTCAGTCGGGGGCAGGAAGCGCGGGCGACGAGCAGTGCCCGGGTGCGTCTGCTGGAGCAGGCGCTGGAAGCCACCCGCCGAGTGCGCAACGCCCAGGTCGAAGCCGCCCTGGCTCAATACCGCAAGAACCACGAGGCCCTGGAGACGCTGGAGCGCGAGGCGCTGCCGCTGCTTACAGAGAACGAGTCCCTCGCACGCAAGTCTTACGAATCCGGGGAGATGGGGCTGGCCGAGTTCCTCCTGGTGCGGCGTGACGTCCTCGACGCCCGCGCCGACTACCTCGACCGCCTGCTGGAAGCCGCCCTCTCCCGCGTCCACCTCGCTGCTCAAGTTGGAGTTCTTCGATGA
- a CDS encoding efflux RND transporter periplasmic adaptor subunit, whose protein sequence is MKPLYPILLGTLLAASACKRQEPPAEKEGHAHTEEAEAHSDEGHGENEKIVHIDPEMLRDLRITTAPARERPGGEVVTALGELTFSENAYVEVATPIPARIVTVHASTGQKVKAKEPLVNLQSPELGKARAALRAAQARANAARQAAERKRTLAAERIVAQKDVQAAEAEATAAEAEVSAAQAELGALGAGNAELSGGQGAPWFTLRSPISGTVIERHAREGQMADPSQALFHIGDLTRLWLIVQAFERDAVRIQPDTEARITFAAFPGKEFTAKVGHVGQRVDPASRTIPVRLELDNPEGLLKPGMSASAFIPLGEKGARILTVPAASLQRLEDGWFAFMPVGKGSFEQRAVGRGRTLGGEVEVLSGLEPGEPVVVEGAFLLKSEVEKSRGGGEQHEH, encoded by the coding sequence ATGAAGCCCTTGTACCCCATCCTCTTGGGCACTCTCCTTGCGGCGTCCGCCTGCAAGCGCCAGGAGCCGCCGGCCGAGAAAGAAGGCCACGCCCACACGGAGGAGGCGGAAGCCCACTCCGACGAAGGCCACGGAGAGAACGAGAAGATCGTCCACATCGATCCGGAGATGCTGCGCGACCTGCGCATCACCACGGCTCCAGCGCGAGAGCGTCCCGGGGGTGAGGTCGTCACCGCGCTGGGCGAGCTGACGTTCAGCGAGAACGCCTACGTCGAGGTGGCCACCCCCATCCCCGCCCGAATCGTCACCGTTCACGCCTCCACGGGGCAGAAGGTGAAGGCGAAGGAGCCGCTCGTCAACCTCCAGAGCCCCGAGCTGGGCAAGGCGCGCGCAGCCCTGCGGGCGGCCCAGGCACGAGCGAATGCCGCGCGTCAGGCCGCCGAGCGCAAGCGCACCCTGGCCGCCGAGCGCATCGTCGCGCAGAAGGACGTGCAGGCCGCCGAAGCGGAGGCGACCGCGGCCGAGGCGGAGGTCTCCGCCGCACAAGCCGAGCTGGGAGCGCTGGGGGCCGGCAACGCGGAGCTGAGCGGTGGACAGGGCGCTCCATGGTTCACGTTGCGCTCCCCCATCTCCGGCACCGTCATCGAGCGCCATGCCCGGGAGGGGCAGATGGCGGACCCCTCGCAGGCGCTCTTCCACATTGGCGACCTCACGCGCCTCTGGCTCATCGTCCAAGCCTTCGAGCGCGATGCGGTTCGCATCCAGCCCGACACCGAGGCACGCATCACCTTCGCCGCCTTCCCAGGCAAGGAGTTCACCGCCAAGGTGGGGCATGTCGGTCAGCGGGTAGACCCTGCCTCGCGCACCATCCCCGTGCGGCTGGAGCTGGACAACCCGGAGGGGTTGCTGAAGCCCGGCATGTCCGCCTCGGCCTTCATTCCCCTGGGAGAGAAAGGGGCTCGCATCCTCACCGTCCCGGCGGCATCGCTCCAACGTCTGGAGGACGGCTGGTTCGCCTTCATGCCCGTGGGCAAGGGCTCCTTCGAGCAGCGCGCGGTGGGCCGTGGCCGCACGCTCGGGGGAGAGGTGGAGGTGCTCTCGGGCCTCGAGCCCGGCGAGCCGGTGGTGGTGGAAGGGGCCTTCCTCCTCAAGTCCGAGGTGGAGAAGTCCCGTGGCGGCGGCGAGCAACATGAGCACTGA